In the Paenibacillus sp. FSL R7-0337 genome, GCAATGCTTCGATCGAGCAGGAGCGGCGGGTGAAGGAGAATGAGCTGAATACGGAGATCGCCGTTCAGACGAAGAAGAGACAGATGCGTGAGGCGCTGCTGGATTCTGACCGTTCAGCGAAGCAGAAGCAGAATGAGATGAAGGAAGAGCAGCTGATTTTTGATACGGAGCTGGAGGAGAAGAAGCAGGCGCTGATTGAGCTGGCCATAGCGAATAAGAGAGCCGAAGCAGATGCCAAGGCTTACGAGCTGACGGCGGTAATGAATTCGCTGCAAAATGTATCGCCTAACGTCCTGCAGGCGCTGACGAATGTAGGCATGAACCCGGATAAGCTAATCGCCATCGCCTTCCAGGAGCTGGCGGAGAACGCCGGGAAGATCGGCCAGCTTAACATTACGCCGGATCTGCTGCAAGGAATCATGGCCGGTTCCGCAGGAGGCGGAGCCGGAGCAGACAGAGGAGGTAACGGACGATGAGCAGCCGGGGATCGGAGAACAAAATCATACTGATCAAACGCAAGACTCGCCTGGAGGAGCTTGTGGTCCGCTACAATACGATCCAGCAGGCCCAGTTCTATATTGAACGGCTGGGAGCCGATTTCAGCGACTACTTAAGCGAGGATTTCCAATACCGCAAAGCCGTGGAGACCGCAGTGACCGAGCTCAGCGCCATCGGCCGGCTCCAGGTGCTGGAGCGGCAGCATGTGCCGAATTTCATCTTTGGGGCCGAGGATACCGTAGTGGTCCTGGGACAGGACGGTCTGGTCGCCAACACGCTGAAATACCTTCACGAGCAGCCGCTGATCGGGGTGAATCCTGATCCGCTGCGCTGGGATGGCGTGCTGTTGCCCTTCAGGGTCAAGGAGGTGCGGCAAGTGGTGAGTGAGGTGCTGCGCGCCCAGCGCCAGGTCCGTGAGGTTACCCTTGCCAAGGTGGAGCTGAATGACGGCCAGAGCCTATACGGGGTGAACGATCTGTTCATCGGCCGCCGGACCCATGTCTCAGCCCGGTATCAGCTGGAGCTGAACGGGCAGCTGGAGCAGCAATCCTCCAGCGGCATCATTGTCTCGACTGGCCTGGGCTCCACGGGTTGGCTCAAGAGTGTGCTCGCCGGAGCCGCAGGAATCGTCAGCCGTGCCGCACAAATGAAGGATGCAGAGGTTGAACGGACAGCCCGGGTGTCTGCGGAGATTGCCGCAGTTAGCGCGGGCAGCGGGCTGGCCTGGAATCATCCCGAGCTGTATTTCACCGTGCGGGAGCCTTTTCCAAGCCGGACGACTTCAGCAGAGCTGGTATTCGGGAGAATCAGCAGCAGTCTGCCGCTGCGCATCACTTCGCAGATGCCGGAGGACGGCGTGATCTTCAGCGATGGAGTGGAGAGCGATTATCTGGAGTTCAACTCCGGGGTGGAAGCGACGGTTGGGCTGGCGGAGAAGACGGGCAGGCTGGTAGTCTAGACGAAGAGCAGACCGTTCATGGCGGGGCGCGTACGCCAAAAGGGTTCTCTCAGCTTCCGCTGCTGCGGTCTGAGAGAACCCTTTTTCGAAATATAATCGTATATGCTCCCCGCGCTTCCTACTGGAAGCTTCGTCCCTGATTCATTGGAGTGTTATAGGAGGAGCCTGCGGACATTGGTGTCTGCATTGGCGTATGCATCGGCTGGTGGTTGATCCCCGCATTAATCGGGCTATGCAGTGAGTTCACCGGCTGGCTGTTTGAAGTGAAGGACGGGCTGAAGGAAGAGTTATACCCTCCCATTCCTGTATTGTGGCTTTGCCCCATTGGTTGGCTCTGTCCCATAGAATGCATTAGTCCCATCTGGTTCCCGGAATTGAAGCTTGGAATGCTTGTATGGGTATTGAAGCCGGAAGTCTGCGGGAACTGCTCCATCGATCTGACCGACTGCGAGATCTGCTCTAGCTGCTGCATCGCGGTCTGATGGCCCTGCAGCGCCTGCTGGATCATCTGAATGGCCTTGCTGTTATGCTGGCTAAGCTCCTGGAGCTTGGCGGCATCCTGCTGCTCCTGCTGAAGAAGCTGCTGGTAATTCTGCGTTCCCTGCTGGGTCTGTGCCATCAGCTGCTGAACGATTTGCTCGCATTCCCGGATCTGTGCAGATGAGTTGGTATTCACTATTTTTTGCCTCCTTGAGATGGGTGTTATGGTCATGCGGGCTTATTATCTCTGATGGGACTGGCGAATATTCATGCCTCGGGTGCAATTGAGGCGCTTCCGCCAAGAACGGTTACAATATTGCAAACGTTGCGTCACTCCGGGCGGGACGAGTTGATAAGAATAGGTACAGGCTGCTGTGCAACTATTGCGGCAAATGGACGTCTATGTTGAAAAGACAATCCAGAATCATCCATAACCTGGAGGTGGGGGCAACTATGAGTCAGCGTGAACAGGCAAGCCGGATTCAAATGTATTTTCCCAAAAGCATCGCATTTACACTGGTATTTGTAATGCTTTTGACCGCATGCTTCACAGGATCGGCCGCGGCGGCATCGTCTTCCTCAGATCTGATCATTGTGAACAAAAAAACGAACAAACTGGCGTATTACAGCGATGGCAAGCTGGTGAAGGTTTTTCCGGTCGCTACTGGCAAAACGAAAAGCCTGACGCCTGAAGGCAGCTTCAAGATGGTGGTCAAAATCAAGAACAGACCCTACTACAAGGATAAGATTCCCGGAGGAGATCCGGCCAATCCGCTGGGGGACCGCTGGCTGGGGCTGGAGGTCAATGACACTTACGGCACCACCTATGCCATTCACGGCAACAACAATGAATCCTCTATCGGTAAATATGTCAGCGCCGGATGCATCCGCATGCACAATGATGATATTCACTGGCTGTATCCGAAGATTGCGAAGAACACCCGGGTCATCATTACAACCTCCGGGCTTGAGATGGCGGCCATTGCCGAGAAGAACGGCTACCGTATGGGATCTACAATGATTGCGGGAGCTTTTGTCAAGGGCGGGGAGAAGCTGCAAGTGAAGAATTCCTTCCTGCTGGAGGATTCGCGGGTGTATATTCCACTGAGTGAATCCGTGAAGCTGCTGGGCGGAAGCCTGATGCAGGAGGCGGGAACCGGAGCGCTTATCATCACAATAGGCAAGAATACAGCAGTTCACAAGCCGCTTAGCACGAAAGCCAAAGTGAACGGCAAAACAGTGGAGATGCTAGCCTCCAAAAGTGTAGACGGCCGCCTGTACATTCCGCTGGGCAGCTTAACGCCGCTGTTCGGCCTGCCGTTCACCTGGAACGCTAAAGAGGGAGCAGTGAAGCTGTAAAGCAGCAGGATACTGCTGCACCAGCCAGGGATTATCCAACCAAGATGCCGCCATACACTGCGGCTCCAGAAGCCAGCCTATCAAACATTGATCGGCTGGCTTCAAATGTTTAACCGGGTGGAGTAGAGTGACAGGATACATAGAGAATAGTAATATGAGAGAGATTTGTTATATTCTTGATCTTCCAGGGGAGGGACTGAAGATTAGAGTACGGATTATAGGCGGCTGCGGGAGCGGGAAGACATATATCGCCCGGAAATTAGCTCAAAATTACGGAATTCCTTGCTATGAGACGGATAATTTTGTCTGGGATCGTAGGGACAATACCAAGAACTCCCCGGAGGTGCGGGATGCCAAGCTCGCGGAAGCTATGGATGCGGAGTCGTGGATTATAGAGGGCGTACATTACAAATGGGGAACAGAAAGCTTCCGGCAAGCGGATCTGATTTTTCTGATTCAGCCTAAGGCTTATGTACAGGATGCCCGGGTCATCCGCAGGTTCATGAAGACCAGACTGGGGCTGGAGCAGGGGAATTATAAGCAGTCGTTCAAGTATCTCCGGATCATGCTGCTGGAATGGAACCGCAGCTTCAGGAGGGAGGGTATTCCTGCAATCATGGCATTAACCGAGGAGTATCAGGCTAAGCGGATCATCGTGCAGCAGAATCGTGAGATTTTGCAGCATGTGGGCAGGTATGTGCAGGGGAAGAGTGTGCTGGGAACGAGTGATTAATTCGATTATACGGGAGGACATCATGGGCAAATTGGCAACTTTTATTGTAGAGATGGTGCGTCTGGTGATTCTGCTCATTCTTACGCTGCTTGTGCTAGGAGGCGTGGAGCAGTGGATATTCAAAATGGCATATGGAAGGGAAGGCTTCCTGTACACTGCCGTACCTGGTAATCTGCTGGTGTTCTTTGTGATGTACCGCAACTATTGGCAGTTCAAAGGCTGGTACCAATCAGAGAAGAACCGCAAGCTTAACCCGGGTTTGACCCGGAGTCTCATTGCCGTTGCGCTGCTGCTGATTGTGCTGCCAGGGTTATGGATATGGGCATGAATGATGGACTACTTTTGCGTAAGGGGTGAAAGTATGGAGCCGTGGATCGAGGAGCAGCTTAATGTATATGAATTTGTAGGCTTTTGGAAAAGAGTGCTGATTAATATCATTGACTCACTTATTCTTATTCTTCCTACCTATTTACTGACCAGGATTTCAGTGCCGGCGGCAGAGTCGGCAGGGTCAGCATTCCCGCTTTTTATACAGTTTGCACTGCTTATGTTGTTCAATATATTTATGGTTGTCCGATACGGCGGGACGCCGGGCAGGCTGCTTCTGGGGGCAAGAATCGTTGATGAGAATGGAAGATATCCGGTGCTCCGGCAGGCTTTGATCAGGGATAGTTTTTTTATTGTTAACAGCTTCCTGGCAGTGGTTGTGAGTCTGAATACCGAGGCGTTATCTGCCATACCAAGCAGTCTCGTGAACTGGAGTCCGCTTGCGGCCGATATAAATGTGTTTTTTGGCTGGGTAGTGATTGTGGATTGCCTGTTCGTCGCATTCACCCAGCGCAAGCGGGCGCTGCATGATCTGATGGCCCGAACTTATGTGGTGAACAAAACGGCGCTGGACCGTGATCAGACAGGGAAATTCATAGCATAAGGCATTGCGTATAATACCTGGATCAGGAGGTCTGCGCCTGCAACCTTTGTTACAGGCACTTCGTCATAGGGTACAGTTTAGACAAAAGAGGATGTTTCCCATAACGAAGGAGATGGCGGCATGACTACAGCAATTAGAACAATCACAGGTATTCTTATCGTTGGGGCGATGCTCAGCCTTACAGCCTGTAATTCCGGCAAAACGGAACCACCGTATAACAATACGGCTACGGCTACAGCAACTGTGCAGCCAGGGGATAGCGCTTCATCGGCAGCAAAAGGTGCGCAGGTAAGCGAATCCGGTACAGATGAAGGTGCTGCTGCGGGCGCAGAGTCTGTAACTGCTGACTCTGAAGCCGCAGCCGGAGCCTCATCAGAGTCTACGGTTACTGAGGTTGCAGGGGCTGAAGCAGATACCGTAGCTCCCGCCACCCCGCAGGAACGGAGCAAGCAGCTGAAGGAACTGCTGGAGCTTGCCAAGCAGGGCAAGGTGCCCGGTGTCGAATATGCTGCACACACCGGACTTATTGATGAGGTGGAAGCCGCGTGGGGAGAGCCGGACCTCAAGGAATCGGCAGGCAAAGGGATCTATTCCACATATTCGGGCAAGCAGGTGGTAATCGGCTTCAATAAGGGCAGCAAGATTTTCGATGTGCGCTCCAGCGCCCCGGACCTGCGTAACCTCACACTGGAGCAGATTGAAGAAGTCCTCGGCAAGCCGGATGATACTACTGTGAATGGCGAGCATAACATCTATATTTATCAGGCCAACAAGCAGTATCAGCTCAAATTCATCATCCCGGAATCCACAGGGACGGTAGATCATATCTCGGTGTTCTCGGAGCAGGACTCCATTAATAATATGGCAGGCTAGTCAGCTGAGAGCATCTTAGAGCAACTATGAATCCCCTTGCAGCAGCAACTGCAGGGGGATTTTTCGGTCTACAGGCATGTAATCGGAAAACTGATCACAATGGGACCGAAGGCGGCGCGTAGGCGAAATGTAATCGGAAAACTGATCACAATGGGACCGAAAGCGGTGCGAAGGCCAAATGTAATCGGAAAACCGACCACAATGGGACCGAGGGACGGCGCGTAGGCGAAATGTAATCAAAAAAGCGCTGGTGCGTGAGCCAGGCCGCCTTAACCAGTTGCGAGTACTTAAATAAAGTCAACGCATGATGTATACTTTCTCTTATGAAAGAAATCAGAAGAAATGAGGCACGGCCATGCATCTGGAGTTGAACGGAAGTGAATTTAAGGTATCCGCCGGAGGATTAACGGTAGAGCTGCTGCCCAAGGAATTCGCACTGCTGCAGTTTCTGTACCGTAACCGGGGGCGGACCTTCAGCCGGGAGCAGCTGCTGGATAAAGTGTGGCCGATGGAATATCCGGTGGAACGGACCGTTGACGATCATATCTACCGGCTGCGCAAGAAGCTGCGTCTACTGGGTGGGATTGACATTAAGACGATTCGCGGATTCGGGTACAGTCTGGCAATCCCGGGCAGCCTTGCGGGCGTGGCTGTGAATCCGGCAACGAATGACCCGGAGCTGCGTGACACGATGCGAGAGGTGTTCATGAAGTTCCATGTCTACGGCCAGGGGAACTCCATGCTCACCCTTGCCCGCCAGCAGGACATCCTCGGCTACGAGCTGGACGCGCATTATTCTATGGTTATTCATTTTGTCCAGGGCGATTTGGAGTGGCTGATTTATACGGACGAGATTCCGTTAAAGGACCGGCTCTTTTACCTCAATCTGTTCTACTTCTTCATTGGTGATCCCAGGGAGAAGGTGGCGTACGCCGAGCGCCTGATTGCGCGGAGTCTGCTGAACCCGCCGGAGCAGCTGGAGCTGGAGATTCTCACGATGCTGGACATGTACACCCTTGCAGGCCAGCCGGAAAAAGCGCTGGAACGTCTGACGCGTTCCTACCAGGTCATTTCCGAACCCGGCTTCGAGAATTTCATCCCGGTCACGGTAATCACGGAGCTGTTCATCCATCTCTCAGCGGGAGCTTGCGATGAAGAGCTCGAACGGATGGATGAAGCTGTCAGCCGGATTTTGCAGGACAAGCCTTTTTTGCGGGAGATTGGCAATTACAAGGTCGTGAAGGGACTCTGGAAGCTGCGGCGTGAACAGTGGATAGAGGGGGAGCGGCTGATCCATGAGGGATTGCAGGTGCTGGATATGTCGGGATTCGTGCCATTGCGCTTCTATGCGCTGTACAAGATTCATCATTTTTGCCGGATGTTCGTGAGCGGAAGTGCCTCGGACCGAAAGTATAACAGCCTGTTTGTAGCCGAGCTTGAAGCTTGTGGCCTGGCCAGACTGGAACACACCCTGGAACACATCCTGCTGCCGCTGCTGGAGACCCCATGATAATTCTCTGACAATTCTCCGTTACTTTAGAATCATAGATGGAGCTTCATCTACGATCTTATGTAACCTGGAGGAATGTCAGATGGAACAATCAACCAAGCAGGGGAACAGCCTGCTTCATAACAAAACGTATATGCGGGTGTACAGCGCTTTTGCCACGGCGAGCTTCGGCGACTGGTTCGATTCACTGGCAATTCAGGTGCTGGTGGGTTACCGCTGGCAGGCCGGGCCGCTGATGCTGGCGCTCATTCCGGTAGCGTTGGCGCTGCCGAGCATTCTGCTTGGATCGATTGCCGGGGCAGCTGCCGACCGGTTGAACAAGCTGAAGCTGATGCGCATCTGCGATCTCCTGACGGCGCTGCTGACGCTACTGGTGCTGTTCGCCCCGAGTATGGTCTGGCTGTTGCCTCTGCTGGCGCTGCGTTCAGCACTGTCCACACTGAATATGCCAGCCCAGCAGTCCCTGACCCGCAGTCTGGTCCGGGAGGACCAGCTAATGCAGGCCTCGTCACTGAACGGACTGGTCAATCAAGGCTCCAAGATCGCCGGTCCCTTGCTTGGAGGTCTGGCGCTTGCCTTCCTTACGCCGCAGTGGTGTATCCTGCTCAATGCCTTGCTGCGCGGCTGTTCTTACCTGCTGTTGCTGTCTGTCAAGAATATCCGCACGGATGAAGCAGACAGAAAGCTGTCTGAAGCGCAGCAAGGTAAGATTCCGCTTCTCACCATGTGGCGGGAAGGCTGGGGCTTTCTGTTGCGCAGCCGGCTGCTGTTGACTGCGATGTTGTTCGGAATTGCCGGAGCAATGGTCATTCAGGTGGTTGATTTTCAGTTCACCAGTCTGTTCAGGATATTCGCCCCGGAGCGGGAAGCGCTGCTGGGCTGGATGGTTGCCGCAACGGGAGCTGGAGCCGTGCTGATTATTCTGATTCTCAACAAGCTGAAATCCGAAGGCCGGTATGGCTGGAAGCTGGGCCTCGGGTACGTGCTGATTGGCGGGTCGATTGCCGCGCTGGGTCTGCTTAGTCCGGGGGCATCGATGCTGTGGGTGCTGCTCATCGGATTTGTGCTGGGGATCGGCAACGGCATGTTTATGGTTACGTTCAATTATTGTCTGCAAAAAGAAACCCCGCCGCACATGACCGGCCGTATCTTCGGCATCCAGAATACCGTACTCAGCGCGGTAATGATTGTAGCGCCTCTGCTGGGCGGCGTGCTGGTGCAGTATGCAGGTCCAGCCCGTATTTTTGTCAACATTGGCTTGTTGCAGGTGCTTCTGGGTCTGACAGGTGTGGTGTTTGGCCGGCAGCTCTGGCCGATGGCGAGGTCTAAAGCGGAAGCCGCCCATCCGGCAGTAGAGAGTAGCTGAGAAGGTTGATAGATCACTAATTTCTGTATGGACGAACAGGAGGAGCTTATGACAACTTATATCTATATGGTAAGGCACGGGGATTCGCTGCGTACCGGGGTGGATGAATGGACGCGCGGCCTGTCGCCCAAGGGGGAGGAGGATGCCCTGCGGGTCACAGAATGCCTGAAGGATGAAGGGATAGATGTGCTGTACAGCAGCCCGTATATCCGGGCGGTTAATACAATTGCGGATTTGGCGGATCAACTGGAGCAGGAAATCATTCTGATCGATGATCTGAGAGAAAAGGTCTGGATGGAGGGCAACCAGCAGCTAACCGACGATGACCTGTATCTTGAGCTCCAGAAGATGTACACCGATCCGGATTACGCCCTGCCGGGCGGGGAATCCAACCGGGAGTGCCAGGCACGTGCAGTGAAGGCGCTGCAGGACGTTCTGCGGACCCATACTGGGAAAAAAGTGGCCATCGGCACCCATGGCATGGTGATGTCCTTGATGATGGGCCATTTCTCCCCGGAATATGGTCTGGACTTCTTACTGCAGACGACCAAGCCGGATATTTATGTCATGGAGTTCAAAGCAGATGAAGTATTGATCCGGCGGATGCCTGTGTAAGCTAAATTCAAGAAGGCAGCCGACCAATGTGGTGGCTGCCTATTTAGCTTTTCTTGATCAGCTGATCGCAAACGGATAGTCCGGAATTTCCCTCTTAAAATCATGCGCGCGCCTACCAGCGTCTTCTTACTTTGCAATAGAAATATCTTCAAAGACCGGGTTCGAAGCGGACATTTTGGACATTCGGGGATAGTTGTATTCTATACATTTAAAAACAGCCAAAAGGAAGGATTTCCTCTTCTAACTGTAGTTTGTACAACTAAATTTGCCCGAGTGGGCGAGATCCCGGATAATGAGGCATTATAGATATATGAAATACAACTAAACGGCTATTCGGCAGTAAGTCAAACGATTTAGTTGTACCGAATACACTTAAGCATTTCGCCTGCACATAATCCGGTCTGATGTCCTACATAATTAGTGCGGCCCTATACCTATAGCCCATAAAATCGCACCGTATTCGCCGTCAGCTTCGCTCTGGCTTCGGTAACAGAATATCCATGCAGCGCCCCCCAGGCGGCGGCAACGTCATGGACCATAGCCGGATGGGTGGTGCGTCCGGTGAATGGTCCTTCAAACGGCCATGGGCCG is a window encoding:
- a CDS encoding L,D-transpeptidase family protein yields the protein MSQREQASRIQMYFPKSIAFTLVFVMLLTACFTGSAAAASSSSDLIIVNKKTNKLAYYSDGKLVKVFPVATGKTKSLTPEGSFKMVVKIKNRPYYKDKIPGGDPANPLGDRWLGLEVNDTYGTTYAIHGNNNESSIGKYVSAGCIRMHNDDIHWLYPKIAKNTRVIITTSGLEMAAIAEKNGYRMGSTMIAGAFVKGGEKLQVKNSFLLEDSRVYIPLSESVKLLGGSLMQEAGTGALIITIGKNTAVHKPLSTKAKVNGKTVEMLASKSVDGRLYIPLGSLTPLFGLPFTWNAKEGAVKL
- a CDS encoding sugar kinase, producing MSSRGSENKIILIKRKTRLEELVVRYNTIQQAQFYIERLGADFSDYLSEDFQYRKAVETAVTELSAIGRLQVLERQHVPNFIFGAEDTVVVLGQDGLVANTLKYLHEQPLIGVNPDPLRWDGVLLPFRVKEVRQVVSEVLRAQRQVREVTLAKVELNDGQSLYGVNDLFIGRRTHVSARYQLELNGQLEQQSSSGIIVSTGLGSTGWLKSVLAGAAGIVSRAAQMKDAEVERTARVSAEIAAVSAGSGLAWNHPELYFTVREPFPSRTTSAELVFGRISSSLPLRITSQMPEDGVIFSDGVESDYLEFNSGVEATVGLAEKTGRLVV
- a CDS encoding YjgB family protein produces the protein MTTAIRTITGILIVGAMLSLTACNSGKTEPPYNNTATATATVQPGDSASSAAKGAQVSESGTDEGAAAGAESVTADSEAAAGASSESTVTEVAGAEADTVAPATPQERSKQLKELLELAKQGKVPGVEYAAHTGLIDEVEAAWGEPDLKESAGKGIYSTYSGKQVVIGFNKGSKIFDVRSSAPDLRNLTLEQIEEVLGKPDDTTVNGEHNIYIYQANKQYQLKFIIPESTGTVDHISVFSEQDSINNMAG
- a CDS encoding RDD family protein, which translates into the protein MEPWIEEQLNVYEFVGFWKRVLINIIDSLILILPTYLLTRISVPAAESAGSAFPLFIQFALLMLFNIFMVVRYGGTPGRLLLGARIVDENGRYPVLRQALIRDSFFIVNSFLAVVVSLNTEALSAIPSSLVNWSPLAADINVFFGWVVIVDCLFVAFTQRKRALHDLMARTYVVNKTALDRDQTGKFIA
- a CDS encoding winged helix-turn-helix domain-containing protein; the protein is MHLELNGSEFKVSAGGLTVELLPKEFALLQFLYRNRGRTFSREQLLDKVWPMEYPVERTVDDHIYRLRKKLRLLGGIDIKTIRGFGYSLAIPGSLAGVAVNPATNDPELRDTMREVFMKFHVYGQGNSMLTLARQQDILGYELDAHYSMVIHFVQGDLEWLIYTDEIPLKDRLFYLNLFYFFIGDPREKVAYAERLIARSLLNPPEQLELEILTMLDMYTLAGQPEKALERLTRSYQVISEPGFENFIPVTVITELFIHLSAGACDEELERMDEAVSRILQDKPFLREIGNYKVVKGLWKLRREQWIEGERLIHEGLQVLDMSGFVPLRFYALYKIHHFCRMFVSGSASDRKYNSLFVAELEACGLARLEHTLEHILLPLLETP
- a CDS encoding MFS transporter encodes the protein MEQSTKQGNSLLHNKTYMRVYSAFATASFGDWFDSLAIQVLVGYRWQAGPLMLALIPVALALPSILLGSIAGAAADRLNKLKLMRICDLLTALLTLLVLFAPSMVWLLPLLALRSALSTLNMPAQQSLTRSLVREDQLMQASSLNGLVNQGSKIAGPLLGGLALAFLTPQWCILLNALLRGCSYLLLLSVKNIRTDEADRKLSEAQQGKIPLLTMWREGWGFLLRSRLLLTAMLFGIAGAMVIQVVDFQFTSLFRIFAPEREALLGWMVAATGAGAVLIILILNKLKSEGRYGWKLGLGYVLIGGSIAALGLLSPGASMLWVLLIGFVLGIGNGMFMVTFNYCLQKETPPHMTGRIFGIQNTVLSAVMIVAPLLGGVLVQYAGPARIFVNIGLLQVLLGLTGVVFGRQLWPMARSKAEAAHPAVESS
- a CDS encoding cytidylate kinase family protein, translating into MREICYILDLPGEGLKIRVRIIGGCGSGKTYIARKLAQNYGIPCYETDNFVWDRRDNTKNSPEVRDAKLAEAMDAESWIIEGVHYKWGTESFRQADLIFLIQPKAYVQDARVIRRFMKTRLGLEQGNYKQSFKYLRIMLLEWNRSFRREGIPAIMALTEEYQAKRIIVQQNREILQHVGRYVQGKSVLGTSD
- a CDS encoding histidine phosphatase family protein, yielding MTTYIYMVRHGDSLRTGVDEWTRGLSPKGEEDALRVTECLKDEGIDVLYSSPYIRAVNTIADLADQLEQEIILIDDLREKVWMEGNQQLTDDDLYLELQKMYTDPDYALPGGESNRECQARAVKALQDVLRTHTGKKVAIGTHGMVMSLMMGHFSPEYGLDFLLQTTKPDIYVMEFKADEVLIRRMPV